TCGGTGCAGGGGGAGTCGTCGCAGTGGTTACACCGCATCACCGAGAAGTTGCGGTTCGTATTGGGGAACTCGCCTTTCTCGATGTACTTGACCCAGGTCTTGTTCACACCGATCGGGTCGTCGTGCTCGCTCTTGCAGGCGACGGTACAGGCGTGACAGCCGATACATCTCCTGTTGTCGATGACGAAGCCGTAGTTCGTTATAGGGGCCACCTCCGTTGAGTCATGGCAACGATCAACATGCGATCGGGAGTATACTTAAAGCTTGTGCGAATTGTACAATATACCGAATACAGAACACTTCGTCTGGGTACGGCTCGGAACGGATGCGCGGACCGACGGCAACCGATCGAGAACCTCCGTCAGAAACGAACATTAGAACCACGAATACCGGTATCTGTGGTTGAGACTATCACCCATTTTTCAACAATACGAATCTTTATTGTCTTGTACACGAGAGAAATATTGTGCGAGGTTGGCAAGACACATGAGTACGGAACACAGAGTCACCGAAACGCTCGACGTGAAAGGACTGAACTGTCCGATGCCAGTCGTCAAGGCGAAGCAGGCGGTAGACGGCCTCGAATCGGGAGACGTCCTCGAGATCGTCGCGACGGACCCCGGGAGCGTATCCGACATCGAGGGATGGGCGAACGCGACGGGCAGCGTAAAACTCCTCGAACAGGACGAGACCGACGAGGACGGCGAGACCGTCTACCGACACTACGTCCGGAGGACAGACGCATGAGCACGGATTCGCCGACGGAGGACGCGACGGCGGACCCGAGCGTGGCGAAGCTGCAGGAGCAGATCGACGAACTCCGGGAGGATCTCGCCGCCGTGAAAAACGACGACGAGCAAAAACGGATGACCATCATCGCGACGAAGGGGTCGCTGGACATGGCCTACCCGCCGTTGATCCTCGCGAGCACGGCCGCTGCCTTCGGCTGGGACGTCGTCGTCTTCCACACCTTCTGGGGTCTCGACATCCTCCACGAGGAGAAATCCCAGAACCTCAAGCTGAGCGCCGTCGGGAACCCGAACATGCCGATGCCGAACGCGCTCGCCGCGCTCCCCGGCATGGACTCGATGGCCACGAAGATGATGCAGAAGAAGATCGACGAGAACGGCACCGCCACCATCGAGGAACTGATCGACCTCTCGCTCGACAGCGGCGTCGATCTGCAGGCCTGCCAGATGACGATCGAGCTGATGGACTACGACGAAGACGACTTCTACGACGGCGTGACGACGGGCGTCGGCGCGGCCACCGCGTTGCAGCACATGGCCGAGGCGGACATCCAGTTGCTGGTGTAACCATGGCGACCGTCGACAAAATCGGTATCATCGTGTACAGCGACGA
The nucleotide sequence above comes from Halosolutus halophilus. Encoded proteins:
- a CDS encoding sulfurtransferase TusA family protein, with product MSTEHRVTETLDVKGLNCPMPVVKAKQAVDGLESGDVLEIVATDPGSVSDIEGWANATGSVKLLEQDETDEDGETVYRHYVRRTDA
- a CDS encoding DsrE/DsrF/DrsH-like family protein, translating into MSTDSPTEDATADPSVAKLQEQIDELREDLAAVKNDDEQKRMTIIATKGSLDMAYPPLILASTAAAFGWDVVVFHTFWGLDILHEEKSQNLKLSAVGNPNMPMPNALAALPGMDSMATKMMQKKIDENGTATIEELIDLSLDSGVDLQACQMTIELMDYDEDDFYDGVTTGVGAATALQHMAEADIQLLV